From the Manis javanica isolate MJ-LG chromosome 13, MJ_LKY, whole genome shotgun sequence genome, one window contains:
- the OAZ1 gene encoding LOW QUALITY PROTEIN: ornithine decarboxylase antizyme 1 (The sequence of the model RefSeq protein was modified relative to this genomic sequence to represent the inferred CDS: deleted 1 base in 1 codon) — protein MVKSSLQRILNSHCFAREKEGDKSSTTVHASRTMPLLSLHSRGGRSSESSRASLRCSSNLGPGPRWCSDAPHPPLRIPGGRGTRQRDHNLSANLFYSDNQLNVTEELTSNDKTRILNVQSRLTGSKHINWRAVLSSSCLYVEIPSGALPEGSKDSLAVLLEFAEEQLHADYVFICFHKNREDRAALLRTFSFLGFEIVRPGHPLVPKRPDACFMAYTFEREPPGE, from the exons ATGGTGAAATCCTCCCTGCAGCGCATCCTCAACAGCCACTGCTTCGCCAGAGAGAAGGAGGGGGATAAATCCAGCACCACCGTCCACGCCAGCCGCACCATGCCGCTCCTCAGCCTGCACAGCCGCGGCGGCCGCAGCAGCGAGAG TTCCAGGGCCTCCCTCCGCTGCTCTAGTAACCTGGGTCCAGGGCCTCGGTGGTGCTCC GatgcccctcacccacccctgaGGATCCCAGGTGGGCGAGGGACTAGGCAGAGGGATCACAATCTTTCAGCTAATTTATTTTACTCC GATAATCAGCTGAATGTAACAGAGGAACTAACATCTAACGACAAGACGAGAATTCTGAACGTCCAGTCCAGGCTCACAGGTTCGAAACACATTAACTGGAGAGCAGTGCTGAGCAGCAGCTGCCTGTACGTCGAGATCCCCAGCGGCGCTCTGCCCGAGGGGAGCAAGGACAG TCTCGCAGTTCTTCTCGAGTTTGCTGAGGAGCAGCTCCACGCCGACTATGTCTTCATCTGCTTCCACAAGAACCGTGAGGACAGAG CCGCCTTGCTCCGTACCTTCAGCTTTTTGGGCTTTGAGATTGTGAGACCGGGGCATCCCCTTGTCCCCAAGAGACCCGACGCTTGCTTCATGGCCTACACGTTTGAGAGAGAGCCCCCGGGGGAGTAG
- the LINGO3 gene encoding leucine-rich repeat and immunoglobulin-like domain-containing nogo receptor-interacting protein 3, translated as MTCWLRVLSLQLLLLPTAPPPAGGCPARCECTATTRAVACARRRLTAVPDGIPAETRLLELSHNRIRCLNPGDLAALPRLEELDLSENAIAHVEPGAFADLPRLRVLRLRGNLLQLLPPGVFTRLDNLTLLDLSENKLVILLDYTFQDLRGLRRLEVGDNDLVFVSRRAFAGLLALEELTLERCNLTALSGEALGHLRGLGALRLRHLPIAALEEQNFRRLPALLHLEIDHWPLLEEVAAGSLQGLNLTSLSVTHTNISAVPAAALRHQAHLTCLNLSHNPIRTVPRGSFRDLVRLRELHLAGALLAVVEPQAFLGLRQIRLLNLSDNLLSTLEESTFHSVNTLETLRVDGNPLACDCRLLWIVQRRKTLNFDGRLPACATPAEVRGDALRHLPDSALFEYFVCRKPKIRERRLQRVTAAAGEDVRFQCRAEGEPAPTVAWVTPRHRAVTVANAGRARVLPGGTLEIREARPQDSGTYTCVASNAGGNDSYFATLTVQPEPVANRTPGEARNETQAAARFPLDLTAILVSTAMGCITFLGVVLFCFLLLFVWSRGRGQHKNSFSVEYSFRKVDGPAAAAGQGGSRKFNMKMI; from the coding sequence ATGACCTGCTGGCTGCGCGTCCTGAGCCTACAGCTCCTGCTCCTGCCCACGGCCCCGCCCCCGGCGGGGGGCTGCCCGGCCCGCTGCGAGTGCACCGCGACCACACGCGCAGTGGCTTGTGCGCGCCGCCGCCTGACCGCCGTCCCCGACGGCATCCCGGCCGAGACGCGCCTGCTGGAGCTCAGCCACAACCGCATCCGTTGCCTGAACCCGGGCGACCTGGCGGCCCTGCCGCGGCTGGAGGAGCTGGACCTGAGCGAGAACGCGATCGCGCACGTGGAGCCGGGCGCCTTCGCCGACCTGCCGCGCCTGCGCGTCCTGCGCCTGCGCGGCAACCTGCTCCAGCTGCTCCCGCCCGGGGTCTTCACGCGCCTGGACAACCTCACGCTGCTGGACCTGAGCGAGAACAAGCTGGTCATCCTGCTGGACTACACCTTCCAGGACCTGCGCGGCCTGCGCCGGCTCGAGGTGGGCGACAACGACCTGGTGTTCGTCTCGCGCCGGGCCTTCGCGGGGCTGCTGGCGCTGGAGGAGCTGACCCTGGAGCGCTGCAACCTCACGGCGCTGTCGGGCGAGGCGCTGGGCCACCTGCGCGGCCTGGGCGCGCTGCGCCTGCGGCACCTGCCCATCGCCGCCCTGGAGGAGCAGAACTTCCGCAGGCTGCCCGCGCTGCTGCACCTGGAGATCGACCACTGGCCGCTGCTGGAGGAGGTGGCCGCCGGCAGCCTGCAGGGGCTCAACCTGACCTCGCTGTCCGTCACGCACACCAACATCTCCGCCGTGCCGGCCGCGGCGCTGCGCCACCAGGCGCACCTCACCTGCCTCAACCTGTCCCACAACCCCATCCGCACGGTGCCGCGCGGGTCCTTCCGCGACCTGGTGCGCCTGCGCGAGCTGCACCTGGCCGGCGCGCTCCTGGCGGTGGTGGAGCCGCAGGCCTTCCTGGGGCTGCGGCAGATCCGCCTGCTCAACCTCTCGGACAACCTGCTCTCCACGCTGGAGGAGAGCACCTTCCACTCGGTCAACACGCTGGAGACGCTGCGCGTGGACGGCAACCCGCTGGCCTGCGACTGTCGCCTGCTGTGGATCGTGCAGCGCCGCAAGACCCTCAACTTCGACGGGCGGCTGCCCGCCTGCGCCACCCCGGCCGAGGTCCGCGGCGACGCGCTGCGCCACCTGCCCGACTCGGCGCTCTTCGAGTACTTCGTGTGCCGCAAGCCCAAGATCCGCGAGCGGCGGCTGCAGCGCGTCACGGCCGCTGCGGGCGAGGACGTGCGCTTCCAGTGCCGCGCCGAGGGCGAGCCGGCGCCCACCGTGGCCTGGGTGACGCCGCGGCACCGCGCGGTGACCGTCGCCAACGCGGGGCGCGCGCGCGTGCTGCCCGGGGGCACCCTGGAGATCCGGGAGGCGCGGCCGCAGGACAGCGGCACGTACACGTGCGTGGCCAGCAACGCGGGCGGCAACGACAGCTACTTCGCCACGCTGACGGTGCAGCCCGAGCCGGTGGCCAACCGGACCCCGGGCGAGGCCCGCAACGAGACGCAGGCGGCCGCCCGCTTCCCGCTGGACCTCACCGCCATCCTGGTGTCCACTGCCATGGGCTGCATCACCTTCCTGGGCGTCGtcctcttctgcttcctgctgctcTTCGTGTGGAGCCGCGGCCGCGGGCAGCACAAGAACAGCTTCTCGGTGGAGTATTCCTTCCGCAAGGTGGACGGCCCGGCTGCAGCGGCCGGCCAGGGCGGCTCTCGCAAGTTCAACATGAAGATGATCTGA
- the PEAK3 gene encoding protein PEAK3 isoform X2 — protein MSSPTPAPEAPGPVTPTWRTQPTYSNLGEVRAHLLPCKARRPRTSGSLSTDPQPLPPPLPKKTLARTRSLPTHRAPGPSPAQAGQLRRPLLESCSVDETQASDKARPACPPAERPVTSLDTTETGLSWRDLQSPGAMHAALEARQLEGLCAMRARLQARLLGGHPGPCRPGHSFRLLDSQPCVEGGDALYYRVVRVDGEAWHILAAKVPKPGAAEPHPWGLELQALLPPHFNVQGLCGLVPECGLPEAPWRGPTVLAAEVPERTVTQWLAEEGAKQQPAAFPWAVALLALQLSTALERLEARGAALAELRPENLLLAAPRGCAANGPQRLLLADFGRVRPRSPGPPGDHAQQMGRLLRVLLGPALPLATPLAAGLGRLAARLAQARPSAAGVRGALQALLWGPGRELRGRGAPLGPWLRARRSLLVLHLAERAAGGEVPGLEDWLCCEYLAQATEASLGHALALLWD, from the exons ATGAGCAGCCCCACGCCAGCCCCAGAGGCCCCGGGGCCCGTAACGCCCACCTGGCGGACTCAGCCCACGTACAGCAACCTTG GTGAGGTCCGGGCCCACCTGCTACCCTGCAAGGCCCGCCGCCCCCGGACTTCTGGGTCCCTCTCGACTGATCCGCAGCCCttacccccacccctgcccaagaAGACCCTGGCTAGGACCCGGTCCCTGCCCACCCACAGGGCCCCCGGCCCCAGCCCCGCTCAAGCAGGCCAGCTCCGGAGGCCCCTTCTGGAGTCCTGCAGTGTGGACGAGACACAGGCCAGCGACAAGGCCCGGCCAGCCTGCCCCCCTGCAGAGCGGCCTGTCACTTCACTAGACACCACCGAGACAGGCCTCTCCTGGCGTGACCTGCAGTCTCCAGGGGCCATGCATGCCGCGCTGGAGGCCCGGCAGCTGGAGGGGCTCTGTGCCATGCGTGCCCGGCTCCAGGCCCGGCTCCTGGGGGGCCACCCGGGCCCCTGCCGCCCTGGCCACAGCTTCCGCCTCCTGGACAGCCAGCCCTGCGTGGAGGGTGGGGACGCCCTCTACTACCGCGTGGTGCGTGTGGACGGGGAGGCATGGCACATCTTGGCTGCCAAG GTGCCCAAGCCAGGAGCTGCGGAGCCCCACCCGTGGGGCCTGGAGCTGCAGGCCTTGCTGCCCCCACACTTCAACGTCCAGGGGCTGTGTGGCCTGGTGCCCGAGTGTGGACTGCCTGAGGCACCCTGGAGAGGCCCCACGGTGCTTGCAGCCGAGGTACCCGAGCGCACTGTGACCCAATGGCTGGCAGAAGAGGGCGCAAAGCAGCAGCCGGCGGCGTTCCCCTGGGCCGTGGCCCTGCTGGCGCTGCAGCTGAGCACCGCCCTGGAGCGCCTGGAGGCGCGGGGCGCCGCCCTGGCCGAGCTGCGGCCCGAGAACCTGCTGCTGGCGGCGCCGCGGGGATGCGCAGCCAACGGGCCCCAGCGCCTGCTGCTGGCCGACTTCGGCCGCGTCCGCCCGCGCTCCCCGGGCCCCCCAGGCGACCACGCGCAGCAGATGGGCCGCCTGCTCCGGGTGCTGCTCGGCCCCGCCTTGCCCTTGGCCACGCCCTTGGCCGCGGGCCTGGGGCGCCTGGCGGCCCGGCTGGCCCAGGCCAGGCCCTCAGCGGCCGGGGTGCGCGGCGCTCTACAGGCTCTGCTCTGGGGGCCTGGGCGGGAGCTGCGCGGCCGGGGAGCACCGCTGGGGCCCTGGCTGCGGGCACGCCGCTCACTGCTGGTCCTGCACCTGGCCGAGCGGGCCGCGGGTGGGGAGGTGCCCGGCCTCGAGGACTGGCTGTGCTGCGAATACCTGGCCCAGGCCACTGAGGCCTCGCTGGGCCATGCCCTGGCGCTGCTGTGGGACTGA
- the PEAK3 gene encoding protein PEAK3 isoform X4, producing MPSWPPVTTPEGEVRAHLLPCKARRPRTSGSLSTDPQPLPPPLPKKTLARTRSLPTHRAPGPSPAQAGQLRRPLLESCSVDETQASDKARPACPPAERPVTSLDTTETGLSWRDLQSPGAMHAALEARQLEGLCAMRARLQARLLGGHPGPCRPGHSFRLLDSQPCVEGGDALYYRVVRVDGEAWHILAAKVPKPGAAEPHPWGLELQALLPPHFNVQGLCGLVPECGLPEAPWRGPTVLAAEVPERTVTQWLAEEGAKQQPAAFPWAVALLALQLSTALERLEARGAALAELRPENLLLAAPRGCAANGPQRLLLADFGRVRPRSPGPPGDHAQQMGRLLRVLLGPALPLATPLAAGLGRLAARLAQARPSAAGVRGALQALLWGPGRELRGRGAPLGPWLRARRSLLVLHLAERAAGGEVPGLEDWLCCEYLAQATEASLGHALALLWD from the exons ATGCCCTCCTGGCCCCCAGTCACCACTCCTGAAG GTGAGGTCCGGGCCCACCTGCTACCCTGCAAGGCCCGCCGCCCCCGGACTTCTGGGTCCCTCTCGACTGATCCGCAGCCCttacccccacccctgcccaagaAGACCCTGGCTAGGACCCGGTCCCTGCCCACCCACAGGGCCCCCGGCCCCAGCCCCGCTCAAGCAGGCCAGCTCCGGAGGCCCCTTCTGGAGTCCTGCAGTGTGGACGAGACACAGGCCAGCGACAAGGCCCGGCCAGCCTGCCCCCCTGCAGAGCGGCCTGTCACTTCACTAGACACCACCGAGACAGGCCTCTCCTGGCGTGACCTGCAGTCTCCAGGGGCCATGCATGCCGCGCTGGAGGCCCGGCAGCTGGAGGGGCTCTGTGCCATGCGTGCCCGGCTCCAGGCCCGGCTCCTGGGGGGCCACCCGGGCCCCTGCCGCCCTGGCCACAGCTTCCGCCTCCTGGACAGCCAGCCCTGCGTGGAGGGTGGGGACGCCCTCTACTACCGCGTGGTGCGTGTGGACGGGGAGGCATGGCACATCTTGGCTGCCAAG GTGCCCAAGCCAGGAGCTGCGGAGCCCCACCCGTGGGGCCTGGAGCTGCAGGCCTTGCTGCCCCCACACTTCAACGTCCAGGGGCTGTGTGGCCTGGTGCCCGAGTGTGGACTGCCTGAGGCACCCTGGAGAGGCCCCACGGTGCTTGCAGCCGAGGTACCCGAGCGCACTGTGACCCAATGGCTGGCAGAAGAGGGCGCAAAGCAGCAGCCGGCGGCGTTCCCCTGGGCCGTGGCCCTGCTGGCGCTGCAGCTGAGCACCGCCCTGGAGCGCCTGGAGGCGCGGGGCGCCGCCCTGGCCGAGCTGCGGCCCGAGAACCTGCTGCTGGCGGCGCCGCGGGGATGCGCAGCCAACGGGCCCCAGCGCCTGCTGCTGGCCGACTTCGGCCGCGTCCGCCCGCGCTCCCCGGGCCCCCCAGGCGACCACGCGCAGCAGATGGGCCGCCTGCTCCGGGTGCTGCTCGGCCCCGCCTTGCCCTTGGCCACGCCCTTGGCCGCGGGCCTGGGGCGCCTGGCGGCCCGGCTGGCCCAGGCCAGGCCCTCAGCGGCCGGGGTGCGCGGCGCTCTACAGGCTCTGCTCTGGGGGCCTGGGCGGGAGCTGCGCGGCCGGGGAGCACCGCTGGGGCCCTGGCTGCGGGCACGCCGCTCACTGCTGGTCCTGCACCTGGCCGAGCGGGCCGCGGGTGGGGAGGTGCCCGGCCTCGAGGACTGGCTGTGCTGCGAATACCTGGCCCAGGCCACTGAGGCCTCGCTGGGCCATGCCCTGGCGCTGCTGTGGGACTGA
- the PEAK3 gene encoding protein PEAK3 isoform X3, translating into MPHCPLLPRPLCTLPLPSRAPGHPACAQPCMPLALISPRQHEQPHASPRGPGARNAHLADSAHVQQPWAPGPSPAQAGQLRRPLLESCSVDETQASDKARPACPPAERPVTSLDTTETGLSWRDLQSPGAMHAALEARQLEGLCAMRARLQARLLGGHPGPCRPGHSFRLLDSQPCVEGGDALYYRVVRVDGEAWHILAAKVPKPGAAEPHPWGLELQALLPPHFNVQGLCGLVPECGLPEAPWRGPTVLAAEVPERTVTQWLAEEGAKQQPAAFPWAVALLALQLSTALERLEARGAALAELRPENLLLAAPRGCAANGPQRLLLADFGRVRPRSPGPPGDHAQQMGRLLRVLLGPALPLATPLAAGLGRLAARLAQARPSAAGVRGALQALLWGPGRELRGRGAPLGPWLRARRSLLVLHLAERAAGGEVPGLEDWLCCEYLAQATEASLGHALALLWD; encoded by the exons ATGCCACACTGCCCTCTCTTGCCCAGGCCGCTGTGCACCCTCCCATTGCCATCGAGGGCTCCTGGACACCCCGCATGTGCCCAGCCATGCATGCCCCTGGCTCTGATCTCCCCCAGGCAGCATGAGCAGCCCCACGCCAGCCCCAGAGGCCCCGGGGCCCGTAACGCCCACCTGGCGGACTCAGCCCACGTACAGCAACCTTG GGCCCCCGGCCCCAGCCCCGCTCAAGCAGGCCAGCTCCGGAGGCCCCTTCTGGAGTCCTGCAGTGTGGACGAGACACAGGCCAGCGACAAGGCCCGGCCAGCCTGCCCCCCTGCAGAGCGGCCTGTCACTTCACTAGACACCACCGAGACAGGCCTCTCCTGGCGTGACCTGCAGTCTCCAGGGGCCATGCATGCCGCGCTGGAGGCCCGGCAGCTGGAGGGGCTCTGTGCCATGCGTGCCCGGCTCCAGGCCCGGCTCCTGGGGGGCCACCCGGGCCCCTGCCGCCCTGGCCACAGCTTCCGCCTCCTGGACAGCCAGCCCTGCGTGGAGGGTGGGGACGCCCTCTACTACCGCGTGGTGCGTGTGGACGGGGAGGCATGGCACATCTTGGCTGCCAAG GTGCCCAAGCCAGGAGCTGCGGAGCCCCACCCGTGGGGCCTGGAGCTGCAGGCCTTGCTGCCCCCACACTTCAACGTCCAGGGGCTGTGTGGCCTGGTGCCCGAGTGTGGACTGCCTGAGGCACCCTGGAGAGGCCCCACGGTGCTTGCAGCCGAGGTACCCGAGCGCACTGTGACCCAATGGCTGGCAGAAGAGGGCGCAAAGCAGCAGCCGGCGGCGTTCCCCTGGGCCGTGGCCCTGCTGGCGCTGCAGCTGAGCACCGCCCTGGAGCGCCTGGAGGCGCGGGGCGCCGCCCTGGCCGAGCTGCGGCCCGAGAACCTGCTGCTGGCGGCGCCGCGGGGATGCGCAGCCAACGGGCCCCAGCGCCTGCTGCTGGCCGACTTCGGCCGCGTCCGCCCGCGCTCCCCGGGCCCCCCAGGCGACCACGCGCAGCAGATGGGCCGCCTGCTCCGGGTGCTGCTCGGCCCCGCCTTGCCCTTGGCCACGCCCTTGGCCGCGGGCCTGGGGCGCCTGGCGGCCCGGCTGGCCCAGGCCAGGCCCTCAGCGGCCGGGGTGCGCGGCGCTCTACAGGCTCTGCTCTGGGGGCCTGGGCGGGAGCTGCGCGGCCGGGGAGCACCGCTGGGGCCCTGGCTGCGGGCACGCCGCTCACTGCTGGTCCTGCACCTGGCCGAGCGGGCCGCGGGTGGGGAGGTGCCCGGCCTCGAGGACTGGCTGTGCTGCGAATACCTGGCCCAGGCCACTGAGGCCTCGCTGGGCCATGCCCTGGCGCTGCTGTGGGACTGA
- the PEAK3 gene encoding protein PEAK3 isoform X5, with amino-acid sequence MPLALISPRQHEQPHASPRGPGARNAHLADSAHVQQPWAPGPSPAQAGQLRRPLLESCSVDETQASDKARPACPPAERPVTSLDTTETGLSWRDLQSPGAMHAALEARQLEGLCAMRARLQARLLGGHPGPCRPGHSFRLLDSQPCVEGGDALYYRVVRVDGEAWHILAAKVPKPGAAEPHPWGLELQALLPPHFNVQGLCGLVPECGLPEAPWRGPTVLAAEVPERTVTQWLAEEGAKQQPAAFPWAVALLALQLSTALERLEARGAALAELRPENLLLAAPRGCAANGPQRLLLADFGRVRPRSPGPPGDHAQQMGRLLRVLLGPALPLATPLAAGLGRLAARLAQARPSAAGVRGALQALLWGPGRELRGRGAPLGPWLRARRSLLVLHLAERAAGGEVPGLEDWLCCEYLAQATEASLGHALALLWD; translated from the exons ATGCCCCTGGCTCTGATCTCCCCCAGGCAGCATGAGCAGCCCCACGCCAGCCCCAGAGGCCCCGGGGCCCGTAACGCCCACCTGGCGGACTCAGCCCACGTACAGCAACCTTG GGCCCCCGGCCCCAGCCCCGCTCAAGCAGGCCAGCTCCGGAGGCCCCTTCTGGAGTCCTGCAGTGTGGACGAGACACAGGCCAGCGACAAGGCCCGGCCAGCCTGCCCCCCTGCAGAGCGGCCTGTCACTTCACTAGACACCACCGAGACAGGCCTCTCCTGGCGTGACCTGCAGTCTCCAGGGGCCATGCATGCCGCGCTGGAGGCCCGGCAGCTGGAGGGGCTCTGTGCCATGCGTGCCCGGCTCCAGGCCCGGCTCCTGGGGGGCCACCCGGGCCCCTGCCGCCCTGGCCACAGCTTCCGCCTCCTGGACAGCCAGCCCTGCGTGGAGGGTGGGGACGCCCTCTACTACCGCGTGGTGCGTGTGGACGGGGAGGCATGGCACATCTTGGCTGCCAAG GTGCCCAAGCCAGGAGCTGCGGAGCCCCACCCGTGGGGCCTGGAGCTGCAGGCCTTGCTGCCCCCACACTTCAACGTCCAGGGGCTGTGTGGCCTGGTGCCCGAGTGTGGACTGCCTGAGGCACCCTGGAGAGGCCCCACGGTGCTTGCAGCCGAGGTACCCGAGCGCACTGTGACCCAATGGCTGGCAGAAGAGGGCGCAAAGCAGCAGCCGGCGGCGTTCCCCTGGGCCGTGGCCCTGCTGGCGCTGCAGCTGAGCACCGCCCTGGAGCGCCTGGAGGCGCGGGGCGCCGCCCTGGCCGAGCTGCGGCCCGAGAACCTGCTGCTGGCGGCGCCGCGGGGATGCGCAGCCAACGGGCCCCAGCGCCTGCTGCTGGCCGACTTCGGCCGCGTCCGCCCGCGCTCCCCGGGCCCCCCAGGCGACCACGCGCAGCAGATGGGCCGCCTGCTCCGGGTGCTGCTCGGCCCCGCCTTGCCCTTGGCCACGCCCTTGGCCGCGGGCCTGGGGCGCCTGGCGGCCCGGCTGGCCCAGGCCAGGCCCTCAGCGGCCGGGGTGCGCGGCGCTCTACAGGCTCTGCTCTGGGGGCCTGGGCGGGAGCTGCGCGGCCGGGGAGCACCGCTGGGGCCCTGGCTGCGGGCACGCCGCTCACTGCTGGTCCTGCACCTGGCCGAGCGGGCCGCGGGTGGGGAGGTGCCCGGCCTCGAGGACTGGCTGTGCTGCGAATACCTGGCCCAGGCCACTGAGGCCTCGCTGGGCCATGCCCTGGCGCTGCTGTGGGACTGA
- the PEAK3 gene encoding protein PEAK3 isoform X1: MPSWPPVTTPEGSMSSPTPAPEAPGPVTPTWRTQPTYSNLGEVRAHLLPCKARRPRTSGSLSTDPQPLPPPLPKKTLARTRSLPTHRAPGPSPAQAGQLRRPLLESCSVDETQASDKARPACPPAERPVTSLDTTETGLSWRDLQSPGAMHAALEARQLEGLCAMRARLQARLLGGHPGPCRPGHSFRLLDSQPCVEGGDALYYRVVRVDGEAWHILAAKVPKPGAAEPHPWGLELQALLPPHFNVQGLCGLVPECGLPEAPWRGPTVLAAEVPERTVTQWLAEEGAKQQPAAFPWAVALLALQLSTALERLEARGAALAELRPENLLLAAPRGCAANGPQRLLLADFGRVRPRSPGPPGDHAQQMGRLLRVLLGPALPLATPLAAGLGRLAARLAQARPSAAGVRGALQALLWGPGRELRGRGAPLGPWLRARRSLLVLHLAERAAGGEVPGLEDWLCCEYLAQATEASLGHALALLWD; the protein is encoded by the exons ATGCCCTCCTGGCCCCCAGTCACCACTCCTGAAG GCAGCATGAGCAGCCCCACGCCAGCCCCAGAGGCCCCGGGGCCCGTAACGCCCACCTGGCGGACTCAGCCCACGTACAGCAACCTTG GTGAGGTCCGGGCCCACCTGCTACCCTGCAAGGCCCGCCGCCCCCGGACTTCTGGGTCCCTCTCGACTGATCCGCAGCCCttacccccacccctgcccaagaAGACCCTGGCTAGGACCCGGTCCCTGCCCACCCACAGGGCCCCCGGCCCCAGCCCCGCTCAAGCAGGCCAGCTCCGGAGGCCCCTTCTGGAGTCCTGCAGTGTGGACGAGACACAGGCCAGCGACAAGGCCCGGCCAGCCTGCCCCCCTGCAGAGCGGCCTGTCACTTCACTAGACACCACCGAGACAGGCCTCTCCTGGCGTGACCTGCAGTCTCCAGGGGCCATGCATGCCGCGCTGGAGGCCCGGCAGCTGGAGGGGCTCTGTGCCATGCGTGCCCGGCTCCAGGCCCGGCTCCTGGGGGGCCACCCGGGCCCCTGCCGCCCTGGCCACAGCTTCCGCCTCCTGGACAGCCAGCCCTGCGTGGAGGGTGGGGACGCCCTCTACTACCGCGTGGTGCGTGTGGACGGGGAGGCATGGCACATCTTGGCTGCCAAG GTGCCCAAGCCAGGAGCTGCGGAGCCCCACCCGTGGGGCCTGGAGCTGCAGGCCTTGCTGCCCCCACACTTCAACGTCCAGGGGCTGTGTGGCCTGGTGCCCGAGTGTGGACTGCCTGAGGCACCCTGGAGAGGCCCCACGGTGCTTGCAGCCGAGGTACCCGAGCGCACTGTGACCCAATGGCTGGCAGAAGAGGGCGCAAAGCAGCAGCCGGCGGCGTTCCCCTGGGCCGTGGCCCTGCTGGCGCTGCAGCTGAGCACCGCCCTGGAGCGCCTGGAGGCGCGGGGCGCCGCCCTGGCCGAGCTGCGGCCCGAGAACCTGCTGCTGGCGGCGCCGCGGGGATGCGCAGCCAACGGGCCCCAGCGCCTGCTGCTGGCCGACTTCGGCCGCGTCCGCCCGCGCTCCCCGGGCCCCCCAGGCGACCACGCGCAGCAGATGGGCCGCCTGCTCCGGGTGCTGCTCGGCCCCGCCTTGCCCTTGGCCACGCCCTTGGCCGCGGGCCTGGGGCGCCTGGCGGCCCGGCTGGCCCAGGCCAGGCCCTCAGCGGCCGGGGTGCGCGGCGCTCTACAGGCTCTGCTCTGGGGGCCTGGGCGGGAGCTGCGCGGCCGGGGAGCACCGCTGGGGCCCTGGCTGCGGGCACGCCGCTCACTGCTGGTCCTGCACCTGGCCGAGCGGGCCGCGGGTGGGGAGGTGCCCGGCCTCGAGGACTGGCTGTGCTGCGAATACCTGGCCCAGGCCACTGAGGCCTCGCTGGGCCATGCCCTGGCGCTGCTGTGGGACTGA